One window from the genome of Mustela lutreola isolate mMusLut2 chromosome 11, mMusLut2.pri, whole genome shotgun sequence encodes:
- the DRG1 gene encoding developmentally-regulated GTP-binding protein 1, giving the protein MSSTLAKIAEIEAEMARTQKNKATAHHLGLLKARLAKLRRELITPKGGGGGGPGEGFDVAKTGDARIGFVGFPSVGKSTLLSNLAGVYSEVAAYEFTTLTTVPGVIRYKGAKIQLLDLPGIIEGAKDGKGRGRQVIAVARTCNLILIVLDVLKPLGHKKIIENELEGFGIRLNSKPPNIGFKKKDKGGINLTATCPQSELDAETVKSILAEYKIHNADVTLRSDATADDLIDVVEGNRVYIPCIYVLNKIDQISIEELDIIYKVPHCVPISAHHRWNFDDLLEKIWDYLKLVRIYTKPKGQLPDYTSPVVLPYSRTTVEDFCMKIHKNLIKEFKYALVWGLSVKHNPQKVGKDHTLEDEDVIQIVKK; this is encoded by the exons ATGAGCAGCACCTTAGCCAAGATCGCGGAGATTGAAGCCGAG ATGGCTCGGACTCAAAAGAACAAGGCCACAGCACACCACCTAGGGCTGCTTAAGGCTCGCCTTGCTAAGCTTCGTAGAGAGCTCATTACCCCaaaaggtggtggtggtggaggaccAGGAGAag GTTTTGATGTGGCCAAGACAGGTGATGCTCGAATTGGGTTTGTGGGTTTTCCATCAGTGGGGAAGTCAACACTGCTTAGTAACCTGGCAGGGGTATATTCTGAGGTGGCAGCCTATGAGTTCACTACTCTGACCACTGTGCCTGGTGTCATCAGATACAAAGGTGCCAAGATCCAG CTCCTGGATCTTCCGGGTATCATTGAAGGTGCCAAGGATGGGAAAGGTAGAGGCCGTCAGGTCATTGCAG tGGCCCGAACATGTAACTTGATCCTGATTGTTCTGGATGTCTTGAAACCCTTGGGACATAAAAAGATAATTGAAAATGAGCTGGAAGGTTTTGGCATTCGCTTGAACAGCAAACCCCCCAACATTGGCTTTAAGAAGAAGGATAAAGGAGGCATTAATCTCACGGCCACT TGCCCTCAGAGTGAGCTGGATGCTGAAACTGTGAAGAGCATTCTGGCCGAATACAAAATTCACAATGCTGATGTGACGCTGCGGAGTGATGCCACAGCAGATGACCTCATCGATGTGGTGGAAGGAAACAG AGTTTATATACCTTGTATCTACGTGTTGAATAAGATAGATCAGATTTCCATTGAGGAATTGGATATCATCTATAAGGTGCCTCACTGTGTACCCATTTCTGCCCATCATCGCTGGAATTTTGATGACCTATTGGAAAAGATCTGGGACTATCTGAAACTAGTGAGGAT TTACACCAAACCCAAAGGCCAGTTGCCAGATTATACATCTCCAGTGGTGCTGCCTTACTCTAGGACTACAGTGGAAGATTTTTGCATGAAGATTCACAAAAACCTTATCAAAGAATTTAAATA